In Leishmania mexicana MHOM/GT/2001/U1103 complete genome, chromosome 34, one DNA window encodes the following:
- a CDS encoding kinetoplastid membrane protein-11 translates to MATTYEEFSAKLDRLDEEFNRKMQEQNAKFFADKPDESTLSPEMKEHYEKFERMTKEHTDKFNKKMHEHSEHFKQKFAELLEQQKAAQYPSK, encoded by the coding sequence ATGGCCACCACGTACGAGGAGTTTTCGGCGAAGCTGGACCGCCTGGATGAGGAGTTCAACCGGAAGATGCAGGAGCAGAACGCCAAGTTCTTTGCGGACAAGCCGGATGAGTCGACGCTGTCGCCCGAGATGAAGGAGCACTACGAGAAGTTCGAGCGCATGACCAAGGAGCACACAGACAAGTTCAACAAGAAGATGCACGAGCACTCGGAGCACTTCAAGCAGAAGTTCGCCGAGCTGCTTGAGCAGCAGAAGGCTGCGCAGTACCCGTCCAAGTAA
- a CDS encoding kinetoplastid membrane protein-11: protein MATTYEEFSAKLDRLDEEFNRKMQEQNAKFFADKPDESTLSPEMKEHYEKFERMIKEHTDKFNKKMHEHSEHFKQKFAELLEQQKAAQYPSK from the coding sequence ATGGCCACCACGTACGAGGAGTTTTCGGCGAAGCTGGACCGCCTGGATGAGGAGTTCAACCGGAAGATGCAGGAGCAGAACGCCAAGTTCTTTGCGGACAAGCCGGATGAGTCGACGCTGTCGCCCGAGATGAAGGAGCACTACGAGAAGTTCGAGCGCATGATCAAGGAGCACACAGACAAGTTCAACAAGAAGATGCACGAGCACTCGGAGCACTTCAAGCAGAAGTTCGCCGAGCTGCTTGAGCAGCAGAAGGCTGCGCAGTACCCGTCCAAGTAA